In the Pontibacillus sp. HMF3514 genome, CCCTCTTTCTTGTAGCCTCTCTTCGCTCAAAGGAATCGGAACTACAATTAGACCGTCCAAATCACTAAAGGCTTCTTCAAAACGTTGTTGTACTTCTTCCCGAAAAAGTTCCGCTAAAACATAATCTCCTCGATATTTCCATTTCGAAATGACTTCTTGCATAAATGAATTGTATTCAAATACGGATATGTTTGATTCCAGAAAGGGATTCTGTGCAATCCATCGCTCACAGTCATAACAGGTTTTCCCCTTATCATCCATAGGGCGATTACACCGAATACAAACTGACCCCGTAATAAAAGAAAACTTTCCCTTACATTCTTCGCACAGAACTTCTATTTTTTGAGGAGTCAAAAAGGTTAACCATGTAACTTTAGGAAGAATTTTCTGATCACACCATAAACAATGCATGTTATCGCCCTCCCTTCCTAGCTAGATCATTCATGTTTAGAATCGAGTATCTTGCTTCTACCATCGCTTCTGATTTCCCATCATGAAAAAACACAACATCTCCATTAGGATCATTGGCACTCCGACCAGCTCTTCCTGCAATTTGTACTAAAGCCGCTTCATCAAAATTCCGATGACCTGCATGGAATACAGCTACATCGATTGAAGGGAACGTTACACCTCTTTCCAATATAGCTGTGGAAATAAGAATAGATATCTCTAGATTTCGAAATTGCTGAACTTTCTTTTCACGGTTCTCGTCTTCACTATGAACATAGACTCCACCTGGAATGAGATCAGCCAATTGCTCAGCCAAAGCGATTGTAGGAGCAAAAACAAGAATACGCCTCCCTCCCACTTCTTTTTCGTCTAACCATCTTTTAAATTTTCTTGGTAAGGTATTTTTATCAAGAGAGGATTTCCAACCAAAACATGAAACAAATCGTGGTACAGGTAGAGGGTGACCATGAAACCGTTGAGGAACAAATACAGTCTGAAGCTTTTTCAGTTTAGAAAGTATTTTAAATCGAATACGAGGAGTAGCTGTTAAGTAAATTGTGGCAGCGTCTATTTTTTTAGCACGTCTCGAGGCCCACAAAAGAGAAGTGTCCGCATAAAAAGGAAATGCATCAACTTCATCAATAATTAAAACATCAAAAGCCCTGGCATACCTTAGTAATTGGTGAGTGGTAGATAATACAAGTTGGGCTCCTTCATCAACATATTGACTCCCTCCATAAAGGGACACCATGTTTACATAAGAAAACACCTCCCGAAAGCGAGGAAATAACTCTTTTACAACATCAGCCCTTGGAGTAGCAACACAAACTCTCTTTCCTTCCGCCAGTGCGTGAGCAAGACCCTCAAACAACATCTCCGTCTTCCCTGCGCCACAAACCGCCCACACTAGGAGATCATTCTTGGAATCTATCGCACTCCTTATTTCATCTGAAGCTCTCTTTTGATAATAGGTGAGCTCCCCATTCCATTTTAGAATTTGCCCACTTCTCTCCCATTTAGATTCAGAACCGGTCCATACCAAAAACTGAGAACAACTCGAAACCCTTCCCATTTCAATACACTTCCGACAATAAACGCACTCTTTCTCACAACCACAAGGCAAGCCAGCAAACCATCTTCTCTTCTTGTTTCCGCAGCGGCGACACAGGTAACCCCAAACATGCTCTTCTATAACAGGAACTCGCTGTAATAAACCTTTTGACAAAAGCGTTTCTTTCTCT is a window encoding:
- a CDS encoding DEAD/DEAH box helicase → MKFDQFISSLYSYYNSSFDWIPSTVKDHSPNGYPTLSGKLLLEKEVDMNKEEKETLLSKGLLQRVPVIEEHVWGYLCRRCGNKKRRWFAGLPCGCEKECVYCRKCIEMGRVSSCSQFLVWTGSESKWERSGQILKWNGELTYYQKRASDEIRSAIDSKNDLLVWAVCGAGKTEMLFEGLAHALAEGKRVCVATPRADVVKELFPRFREVFSYVNMVSLYGGSQYVDEGAQLVLSTTHQLLRYARAFDVLIIDEVDAFPFYADTSLLWASRRAKKIDAATIYLTATPRIRFKILSKLKKLQTVFVPQRFHGHPLPVPRFVSCFGWKSSLDKNTLPRKFKRWLDEKEVGGRRILVFAPTIALAEQLADLIPGGVYVHSEDENREKKVQQFRNLEISILISTAILERGVTFPSIDVAVFHAGHRNFDEAALVQIAGRAGRSANDPNGDVVFFHDGKSEAMVEARYSILNMNDLARKGGR